The stretch of DNA CCCGGCCGAGCGCCTGGTCCTCGGTGCCCCAGACGTAGAGGGTGGGCACGGTGACCGGGCCGGCCTCCACCCGCAGGGTGCCCTCGACGGCGCGGTACCAGTTGAGGCCGCCGGTCAGCGCGCCGGCGACCAGCCGCTCGACGTTCCGCGTCACCTGCTCCTCGGGCAGGTGGCCGCGGTAGGCGCCGCGCAGTGCCGCGGCCTCCTCGGCGAGCAGCACCCGCTCGGCCGCGTGGTCCGGGGCGCGGAAGAGCTGTACGTAACGCGAGCGCTCGGCCTGGTCGTTGGCCAGGCCGAGCGCCTCGTGCAGGGCGGCCGGGTGCGGGGTGGAGAGCACCGCGAGGGTGCGCAGCCGCTCCGGGTGCCGGGCGGCCAGCGCCCAGGCGACCAGGCCGCCCCAGTCGTGGGCCAGCAGGTGGAAGCGCTCGGCGCCGAGCGCCTCGGCGAAGCCGAGCACGTCCGCCACCAGCTCGGGCACGGCGTAGGCCGCCACCGGCTCGGGCCGGGCGCCGGGGGAGTAGCCGCGCTGGTCCACGGCCACCGCGTGGTACCCGGCGGCGCCGAGGGCCGGCAGCGCCGGGCCCCAGGAGTCGGCGAACTCGGGGAAGCCGTGCAGCAGCAGCACGAGTTCGCCGGTGCGGGGCCCGGCGGAGTACGCCTGGAAGGCGTGGTCGCCGAGCCTGAGCTCGAACGGGGTGACGGCGGTGTCCCAGCTGTCGGTCAACGGTGGCTCCGGGGTGGTCGGTTCGGGTTCGTCCCGACCACCCTTACCGTCCGCCTCGCGGGTTGGCAATGGCCGGCCCGCGAGGCGGACCCCGGTCAGGGGTAGGAGACCACCGTGGACGGGGTGGTGGAGGTGCCCGAGGTGGCGCCGCCGGTCGAGTTGATCACGTGGTCGTACTGGCCGTTCCCGCCGAGCGAGACCACCAGCAGGTCGTGGAACTTCACGCCGGCGGTGTTCGGCGCCTCGAAGCCGTGGTCCACGTGGATGGTCGGGTCGACGTTGAAGTAGCAGTAACTGCCCAGCCCCCAGCCCTCGTGGGTGCGGACGGTGTCGTCCACCTTGTAGGCCGCCCAGCCCTTGGTGGCGCCGTTCTGCTCGGCGGCCTGGTTCGGGGCGTCGTAGGCGATCTCGTTCTGGAAGAAGATCGTCCGCCCGCGCTCGCCGGACCACTCCACGTCGTACTTCTCGAAGTGCTCGACGAACAGGCCGGTGGCCAGCACGTCGTTGCCGTGCACCACCATCCCGTAGTCGGCCGGGTTGACCGTCCAGCCCACCCCGGTGCCGTGGTCGGCCCGCCAGATCCAGGTGTGGTCCACGATGGTGCTGTTGGCGTTGACCTCCACCGCCGTGCCGGCCACCCCGGCGCCCGCGCCGCCGACCCGGACGAACACGTCCTGCATGCTGGTCGGGTCCGCCGCGTGGTCG from Kitasatospora sp. MMS16-BH015 encodes:
- a CDS encoding alpha/beta fold hydrolase, with amino-acid sequence MTDSWDTAVTPFELRLGDHAFQAYSAGPRTGELVLLLHGFPEFADSWGPALPALGAAGYHAVAVDQRGYSPGARPEPVAAYAVPELVADVLGFAEALGAERFHLLAHDWGGLVAWALAARHPERLRTLAVLSTPHPAALHEALGLANDQAERSRYVQLFRAPDHAAERVLLAEEAAALRGAYRGHLPEEQVTRNVERLVAGALTGGLNWYRAVEGTLRVEAGPVTVPTLYVWGTEDQALGRDAAELTAKYVEGPYRFLALDGASHWLPECDHDRYLPAVLAHLAT